Proteins from a single region of Chrysemys picta bellii isolate R12L10 chromosome 9, ASM1138683v2, whole genome shotgun sequence:
- the LSG1 gene encoding large subunit GTPase 1 homolog — MGKKRSPGLGRALMKERSQAKRGSRQPDSWLHTSELNDGYDWGRLNLQSVTEQSSLEEFLATAELAGTEFAAEKLNIKFVPSEARTGLLTAEETKNIKKLHEENRQFLCIPRRPSWDRRTSAEKLKQAERESFLEWRRQLVRLEEEEKLILTPFERNLDFWRQLWRVIERSDIVVQIVDARNPLLFRCQDLECYVKEMSSDKENIVLLNKADLLSREQRVAWAQFFEREGVKVVFWSALAEGMRLSAERKGLELEEAAEVASDSEADRSSEEEHRALQSGAESTLRGNALHPESRVLGSDDDDSDEYEDCEEEEEAWRTCSEDDGEEEVKSSDPSCMESRTDRALGQSPAPLQSRHIGNFSHLVQKNELLEIFRTIHTGKKVKEGEITVGLVGYPNVGKSSTINTILGNKKVSVSATPGHTKHFQTLYVEPGLCLCDCPGLVMPSFVSTKAEMICCGILPIDQMRDHVPPISLICQHIPRHILEATYGINIIRPREDEEPDRQPTSEELLTAYGYMRGFMTAHGQPDQPRSARYVLKDYVTGKLLYCYPPPGIDPKDFQHWHERYTQHKAMQSNAEKSESNLNAKQIENVVDKTFFHQENVRALTKGVQTVMGYKPGSGPVSLAASSSENVRGKPWKKHGNKNKKEKVRRITKHLDA; from the exons ATGGGGAAGAAGAGAagcccggggctgggccgggccctcATGAAAGAGAGGAGCCAGGCCAAGCGGGGCAGCCGGCAGCCCGACTCCTGG CTACATACAAGTGAGTTAAATGATGGGTATGACTGGGGCCGCCTCAACCTTCAGTCAGTGACGGAACAAAGCTCGCTTGAGGAATTCCTTGCTACAGCAGAGCTTGCAGGAACTGAATTTGCGGCTG AGAAACTGAATATCAAGTTTGTTCCTTCtgaggcgaggactggcctgctgaCAGCAGAAGAGACCAAAAATATCAAGAAACTCCATGAGGAAAACAGACAGTTTTTGTGTATACCAAGAAG ACCGTCCTGGGataggagaaccagtgctgaGAAGTTAAagcaagcagagagagagagctttctgGAGTGGAGACGACAGCTTGTTCG GctagaggaagaagagaaacTGATTTTGACCCCATTTGAACGGAATTTAGACTTTTGGCGCCAGCTCTGGAGAGTCATTGAAAGAAG TGACATTGTGGTTCAGATAGTAGATGCCAGAAATCCTCTCCTATTTAGATGCCAAGATCTG GAATGTTACGTGAAGGAAATGAGCAGCGACAAAGAGAACATCGTTCTACTAAACAAGGCGGATTTGCTGAGCAGAGAGCAGCGCGTGGCTTGGGCGCAGTTCTTTGAGAGAGAAGGTGTTAAAGTTGTGTTCTGGTCAGCCTTGGCAGAAGGCATGCGGCTGAGTGCTGAACGTAAG GGACTAGAACTTGAGGAGGCGGCAGAGGTGGCAAGTGACTCTGAAGCTGACCGGTCCAGTGAGGAAGAGCACAGAGCCCTGCAGAGCGGTGCAGAAAGCACACTCCGGGGTAACGCTCTGCATCCTGAAAGCAGAGTCCTGGGTAGTGATGACGACGACAGTGATGAATATGAGGActgtgaagaggaggaggaggcctggCGGACCTGTTCTGAAGACGATGGTGAGGAAGAAGTAAAGTCCAGTGACCCAAGCTGTATGGAAAGCAGGACTGATAGGGCTTTAGGGCAGAGCCCAGCGCCACTGCAGAGCAGGCACATCGGTAACTTCAGCCATCTGGTACAGAAAAACGAACTGCTGGAGATATTCAGAACGATACATACTGGGAAGAAGGTGAAGGAGGGAGAGATCACAGTAGGGCTG GTGGGTTACCCTAACGTTGGTAAGAGCTCAACAATCAACACAATCCTTGGAAACAAGAAAGTGTCGGTGTCTGCCACGCCAGGTCACACAAAGCACTTTCAG ACTCTGTATGTGGAGCCTGGCCTATGTCTCTGCGATTGTCCCGGTCTGGTGATGCCATCCTTCGTCTCTACAAAGGCAGAGATGATCTGCTGTGGAATTTTGCCTATAGACCAGATGAGGGACCATGTTCCAcctatctctcta ATTTGCCAGCATATCCCACGACATATTTTAGAAGCAACCTATGGAATAAATATCATAAGGCCCAGAGAAGATGAGGAGCCAGATCGCCAACCAACATCTGAAGAGCTGCTAACAGCATATGGAT ATATGAGAGGATTTATGACCGCGCATGGGCAGCCAGACCAGCCAAGATCAGCTCGTTATGTGTTGAAAGATTACGTCACT GGTAAGCTGTTGTATTGCTATCCTCCTCCTGGGATTGACCCAAAAGACTTCCAACACTGGCACGAAAGATATACACAGCACaaagctatgcagagcaatgcaGAAAAGTCCGAAAGCAATCTGAACGCAAAACAAATTGAGAATGTGGTGGACAAAACATTTTTCCACCAG gAGAATGTCCGTGCTCTGACAAAAGGTGTCCAGACCGTGATGGGATATAAACCTGGCAGCGGGCCTGTGTCTTTGGCTGCATCCAGCTCCGAGAATGTTAGAGGAAAGCCCTGGAAAAAAcatggaaacaaaaacaaaaaggagaaggTTCGCAGAATCACCAAGCACCTAGATGCATAG